One part of the Sporosarcina ureae genome encodes these proteins:
- the sppA gene encoding signal peptide peptidase SppA, whose protein sequence is MNAKRWIAVAVAAILIVVSVGINAMSWVFTRDWNSFVSEINLMETQVQETVVEEGSANERIAVLTVDGVIQDTGEASIFSGAEYNHQQFMTQLNELANDETVKGIVLSVNSPGGGVLESSDIYDALTEIQASKKIPIYVAMGGMAASGGYYISAPADKIYVHPETLTGSIGVIMQSVNYGKLAEKYGVEFPTIKSGPYKDMMSPTREMKPEERAMLQEMIDDSYKRFVDIIVDGRGMSEKAVRKVADGRVMNGRQAIEAGLADDYGKLPIVVSAMKEDYHLEKAEVFEYGMPTNLKAILSMKAHDVFNGDVESQILKKLLTENTAPRMMYLYGE, encoded by the coding sequence ATGAATGCAAAAAGATGGATAGCCGTAGCGGTTGCTGCGATTTTGATCGTAGTATCGGTAGGTATTAATGCCATGTCATGGGTTTTCACTAGAGACTGGAATAGTTTTGTTAGTGAGATCAACTTGATGGAAACGCAAGTGCAGGAAACGGTAGTAGAAGAAGGAAGTGCTAACGAAAGAATTGCTGTGTTAACAGTGGATGGAGTCATCCAAGATACGGGTGAAGCGTCTATTTTCAGTGGCGCTGAGTACAACCATCAACAATTTATGACGCAATTGAATGAGTTGGCAAACGATGAAACCGTGAAAGGAATTGTACTTTCGGTGAATTCTCCAGGTGGAGGCGTATTGGAGTCATCTGATATTTACGATGCACTGACAGAAATTCAAGCTTCGAAAAAGATTCCGATTTATGTAGCGATGGGCGGTATGGCGGCTTCAGGTGGATACTACATCTCAGCACCAGCCGATAAAATTTATGTTCACCCTGAAACGTTGACAGGATCTATCGGTGTCATCATGCAATCTGTCAATTACGGTAAATTAGCTGAGAAATACGGTGTGGAATTCCCAACAATCAAGTCAGGTCCTTATAAAGATATGATGAGTCCGACTAGAGAAATGAAACCCGAAGAACGTGCGATGTTACAAGAAATGATTGATGATTCGTATAAACGTTTCGTTGATATTATTGTAGATGGACGTGGTATGTCAGAAAAGGCTGTTCGCAAAGTTGCGGACGGACGTGTGATGAATGGTCGTCAAGCAATCGAAGCGGGTCTTGCAGATGATTATGGCAAGTTGCCAATCGTTGTTTCCGCGATGAAAGAAGATTATCACTTAGAAAAAGCGGAAGTATTCGAATATGGAATGCCGACTAATTTGAAAGCTATTCTTTCCATGAAAGCACATGACGTGTTTAATGGAGATGTTGAATCACAAATTTTGAAAAAATTACTGACTGAAAATACGGCGCCACGCATGATGTATTTATACGGTGAATAA
- a CDS encoding acetate kinase yields MPKILSINAGSSSLKFQLIEMTNEEEITKGLFERIGLENSIFTMATDEKKIEKVLDITDHSMAVEMLLEHLLSEGVVSSYDEIDGLGHRVVHGGELYSDSVLITDEVIEKLEEISSFAPLHNPANIVGIKAFKKTLPNIPAVAIFDTAFHQTMPEKSFLYALPYEYYEKYGIRKYGFHGTSHKYVTERAAKILNRPLEDTRLISCHLGNGASIAAVKGGKSVDTSMGFTPLAGVIMGTRSGNIDPALIPYMMECTNQTAEEVVNVLNKKSGLLGICGFSSDLRDITEAAEQGNDRAQLALDVFTDRIHQHIGQYAAGMGGVDAIIFTAGIGENSTIVREKVMRGLEFMGVYFDPSLNNIRGEEAYISFPHSPVKVLIIPTNEEIMLARDTVRIANIPLPEEALQVAAE; encoded by the coding sequence GTGCCGAAAATATTATCGATAAATGCGGGAAGTTCTTCTTTAAAGTTCCAATTGATCGAAATGACGAACGAAGAAGAAATTACTAAGGGATTATTCGAGCGCATTGGATTAGAGAATTCTATTTTCACAATGGCAACGGATGAAAAGAAAATCGAAAAAGTATTAGATATTACTGATCACTCTATGGCTGTTGAAATGTTATTGGAACATTTACTAAGCGAGGGAGTCGTTTCTTCTTATGATGAAATTGACGGACTCGGTCATCGAGTAGTTCACGGGGGAGAACTATATAGTGACTCAGTGTTAATTACAGACGAAGTAATCGAGAAACTTGAAGAAATATCAAGCTTTGCACCTTTGCATAATCCAGCTAATATTGTCGGAATAAAGGCTTTTAAGAAAACGTTACCAAATATACCAGCAGTCGCAATATTCGATACTGCTTTCCATCAGACAATGCCTGAGAAATCATTTTTGTACGCGTTACCATATGAGTACTATGAGAAATACGGAATCCGTAAATACGGCTTCCATGGTACAAGCCATAAATACGTAACGGAGCGGGCTGCCAAGATTTTAAATAGACCGCTTGAAGATACACGTCTTATTTCTTGCCACCTCGGTAACGGTGCTAGTATTGCAGCGGTTAAAGGCGGTAAGTCAGTGGACACGTCTATGGGCTTCACTCCGTTAGCAGGCGTGATCATGGGCACGCGTTCAGGTAACATTGACCCTGCGCTCATTCCATACATGATGGAATGTACGAACCAAACAGCCGAAGAAGTAGTCAATGTACTGAATAAAAAATCCGGACTACTTGGTATCTGTGGATTCTCTAGTGACTTACGCGATATTACAGAAGCAGCAGAACAAGGCAACGACCGGGCGCAATTGGCTCTCGACGTATTCACAGATCGTATTCACCAACATATTGGACAATATGCTGCAGGGATGGGTGGAGTAGATGCCATTATCTTCACAGCAGGAATTGGCGAGAACAGTACGATTGTTCGTGAAAAAGTCATGCGTGGATTAGAATTCATGGGCGTATATTTCGACCCGAGTCTAAACAACATCCGTGGTGAAGAAGCATACATCAGCTTCCCACACTCACCAGTTAAAGTACTTATCATCCCAACAAACGAAGAAATCATGCTAGCTCGCGACACAGTGCGAATCGCTAACATTCCACTACCGGAAGAAGCATTACAAGTAGCAGCTGAATAA
- a CDS encoding universal stress protein: protein MALTYKDIIVAVDGSDEAKWAFKKAIAIADRNDATLHLINIIDTRSYAAVEAYDRSIAERAQKYAEELLTDYRKEAVEAGVANVEIHVEYGSPKTLIPRDIAKKLNADLIICGATGLNRVERFLIGSVSENIVRSAKCDVLVVRTPEHLQG, encoded by the coding sequence ATGGCACTTACGTACAAAGACATCATCGTAGCCGTGGATGGTTCAGATGAGGCTAAATGGGCTTTCAAGAAAGCGATCGCGATTGCAGATCGTAACGACGCAACTCTTCACTTGATCAATATTATTGATACGCGTTCATATGCGGCAGTTGAAGCATACGATCGTTCAATTGCTGAGCGTGCGCAGAAATATGCTGAAGAATTGTTGACTGACTACCGTAAAGAAGCAGTTGAAGCAGGCGTTGCAAATGTTGAGATTCACGTGGAGTATGGTTCTCCTAAGACATTGATTCCACGCGATATCGCGAAGAAACTTAATGCAGATTTGATTATCTGTGGTGCTACTGGACTTAACCGTGTAGAACGTTTCTTAATCGGAAGTGTTTCCGAGAATATCGTGCGTTCTGCGAAGTGCGATGTACTTGTTGTACGTACGCCTGAACATCTACAAGGCTAA
- a CDS encoding NAD kinase has protein sequence MTTRHVIFLFSRLDEDTIHKRHFVGQRLKSEGFKLTEDHREATVIISIGSDGTFLQAVRKTDFRQDCLYLGASVKGAHGVYCDYKYDDIRSLVETLRQETIEERHYPLLEVTINQHKPFLCLNEFSIRSTIIRTFVMDIFIDDLLFETFLGDGMIISTPTGSTAYNKSVKGAVIDPRLPSFQVTELASVNNNRYRTLGTSFILSNERTLTLNVQQEGNEFPSIAADNEALGIKQVEKVEARLSHKVVRTAKLPNNSFFEKVQRTFF, from the coding sequence ATGACTACCCGACACGTAATTTTTCTTTTCAGCCGTCTTGATGAAGACACTATCCATAAAAGACATTTCGTTGGACAACGACTTAAAAGTGAAGGCTTCAAACTAACCGAAGACCACAGGGAAGCAACGGTCATTATTAGCATCGGAAGCGATGGAACTTTCCTCCAAGCTGTCCGCAAAACTGACTTTCGACAGGATTGTCTGTATCTAGGAGCGTCTGTGAAAGGTGCACATGGTGTATATTGCGATTATAAATATGATGATATCCGCTCACTTGTCGAAACATTACGGCAAGAGACTATTGAAGAACGACATTATCCATTACTTGAAGTAACCATTAATCAACATAAACCATTTTTATGTCTAAATGAATTCAGCATCCGTTCTACTATTATCCGCACATTCGTCATGGACATTTTCATTGATGATCTATTATTTGAAACTTTTCTCGGCGACGGTATGATCATCTCTACACCAACGGGCAGTACTGCTTATAACAAATCCGTTAAAGGTGCTGTGATTGACCCACGACTCCCTTCATTCCAAGTGACTGAACTTGCGTCGGTCAACAACAATCGCTATCGCACACTTGGCACTTCGTTCATCCTCAGTAACGAGAGAACGTTAACACTCAATGTCCAACAAGAAGGTAATGAATTCCCCTCCATTGCGGCAGATAACGAAGCACTCGGTATTAAACAAGTAGAAAAAGTGGAGGCGCGGTTAAGTCATAAAGTGGTTCGCACCGCAAAACTACCAAATAACTCCTTCTTCGAAAAAGTGCAACGTACATTTTTCTGA
- the ald gene encoding alanine dehydrogenase, with product MRIGVPKEIKNNENRVAIAPSSVLTLLTAGHEVVIEKGAGIGSSFQDEEYKEAGATIVDTAAEAWAADMVLKVKEPAESEYQYFREGLILFTYLHLAPEVKLTKALLENKVTAIAYETVQLPGGGLPLLAPMSEVAGRMATQIGAQYLEKTRGGKGILLAGVPGVSRGKITIIGGGQAGTNAARVAIGIGAHVTILDLSVERVRQLDEIFGKNIQTLVSNPYNIANAVKDADLVIGCVLIPGAKAPTLVTEEMVKSMSPGSVVIDIAIDQGGIFETSDRVTTHDDPTYTKHGVIHYAVANMPGAVPQTSTMALTNVTIPYALQIANKGVKKACTDNEVLRKGINTLAGNVTYKAVAEAQGLEHVSVEDVLETV from the coding sequence ATGCGTATTGGTGTTCCAAAAGAAATTAAAAACAATGAAAACCGAGTGGCAATAGCCCCTTCAAGTGTATTAACGTTACTAACGGCTGGCCACGAAGTAGTAATTGAAAAGGGTGCTGGAATCGGTTCAAGTTTCCAAGATGAAGAGTATAAAGAAGCAGGCGCGACAATCGTCGATACAGCGGCTGAGGCATGGGCAGCAGATATGGTACTGAAGGTTAAAGAACCTGCAGAATCAGAGTATCAGTATTTCCGTGAAGGATTAATCCTATTTACGTATCTTCACTTAGCACCGGAAGTAAAATTGACGAAAGCACTACTTGAAAACAAAGTAACAGCAATTGCTTATGAAACAGTACAATTACCAGGTGGCGGATTGCCTCTATTGGCACCGATGAGTGAAGTTGCGGGACGCATGGCGACGCAGATTGGTGCACAATACTTAGAAAAAACTAGAGGCGGAAAAGGGATTTTGCTTGCTGGAGTACCTGGCGTATCACGCGGCAAAATAACAATCATTGGTGGGGGACAAGCAGGTACGAATGCTGCGCGTGTTGCAATCGGAATCGGTGCACATGTAACGATCTTAGATCTATCCGTAGAGCGTGTTCGTCAGCTTGACGAGATCTTCGGCAAGAACATTCAAACGTTGGTATCTAACCCATACAATATCGCTAACGCAGTAAAAGACGCAGACTTGGTAATCGGTTGTGTTTTAATCCCAGGAGCAAAAGCGCCAACTCTTGTAACAGAAGAAATGGTTAAATCCATGAGCCCCGGCTCTGTAGTGATTGACATTGCAATCGACCAAGGCGGAATCTTTGAAACTTCCGACCGCGTCACAACACATGACGACCCGACTTATACAAAACACGGTGTCATTCACTATGCTGTAGCTAATATGCCAGGCGCTGTTCCACAAACGTCTACAATGGCACTAACAAACGTTACAATTCCTTACGCTCTTCAAATTGCCAATAAAGGCGTTAAAAAAGCATGTACAGACAATGAAGTCCTGCGTAAAGGAATCAACACACTAGCTGGAAACGTAACATACAAAGCAGTAGCAGAAGCACAAGGCCTAGAACACGTTTCTGTTGAAGACGTACTAGAGACTGTTTAA
- the tpx gene encoding thiol peroxidase produces MVQVTFKDNPVHLLGSEVKVGDQAPSFTVLANDLNPVTLDDSKGKVRLISVVPSVDTGVCSIQTKRFNDEATSLGDDVEVMTISCDLPFAQGRWKEDEKVENLHLYSDHRDLSFGKAFGTAIEELRLLTRSIFVVDRDDKVAYVEYVSEATDHPDYDAAIKAVKELN; encoded by the coding sequence ATGGTACAAGTTACATTCAAAGATAATCCGGTTCATCTGTTAGGTTCAGAAGTGAAAGTTGGAGATCAGGCACCAAGCTTCACAGTGCTTGCGAATGATTTGAATCCTGTTACACTTGACGATTCAAAAGGTAAAGTACGTTTGATCAGTGTAGTGCCTTCTGTTGATACAGGTGTATGTTCTATCCAGACTAAGCGTTTCAACGATGAAGCAACGTCACTTGGTGATGATGTGGAAGTCATGACGATTTCTTGCGATCTTCCGTTTGCACAAGGGCGTTGGAAAGAAGATGAGAAGGTAGAAAATTTACATTTGTACTCTGATCATCGTGATCTTTCATTCGGTAAAGCATTCGGTACAGCGATTGAGGAATTGCGTCTATTGACTCGTTCTATTTTTGTAGTCGATCGCGACGACAAAGTAGCGTACGTAGAGTATGTGAGCGAAGCAACTGACCACCCCGATTATGATGCAGCGATTAAAGCAGTAAAAGAATTGAATTAA
- a CDS encoding class I SAM-dependent methyltransferase, whose product MSNMEKVFTYYDNHAAATDGLYLDAVLEASEKWLDQPSAVDLQDPDKEEIRKGIQLALLKGLKQSTQAHHQMTPDTIGFLIGYLINKLVDTKQPVTFLDPAAGTGNLLFTVMNQYKGSASASAVEIDDVLIQIAVATANLLELPVSFYLQDALRPLPIDVVDAVVSDIPVGYYPDDEVAMEYELMASEGHAFSHYLYIEQSMRYVKPGGYGLFIVPSKLLTAEGAEPILNFVKEHKLLRGLLELPDSIFADQRFAKSILLLQQPPNENYVMPDVLLAKIPELGNAKAMQKFFDKLSVWMEEEGE is encoded by the coding sequence ATGAGCAATATGGAAAAAGTGTTTACGTATTACGACAACCATGCAGCAGCGACTGATGGGTTATATTTGGACGCTGTGTTAGAAGCTAGTGAAAAATGGTTGGATCAACCGTCGGCAGTAGACTTGCAAGATCCTGATAAGGAAGAAATTCGTAAAGGTATCCAGCTCGCCTTATTAAAAGGATTAAAGCAGTCTACACAAGCTCATCACCAAATGACGCCTGATACAATCGGCTTCTTGATAGGTTATCTAATCAATAAATTAGTGGATACAAAGCAACCTGTAACCTTCTTGGATCCTGCTGCAGGAACGGGGAATTTATTATTCACTGTAATGAATCAATATAAAGGTTCCGCTTCTGCCAGCGCAGTTGAAATCGATGATGTATTGATTCAAATTGCTGTTGCAACTGCGAATTTATTGGAGTTACCAGTATCATTTTATTTACAAGATGCACTTCGTCCATTGCCTATCGATGTAGTCGATGCAGTGGTAAGTGATATACCTGTAGGCTATTATCCAGATGATGAAGTCGCTATGGAGTATGAACTCATGGCATCTGAAGGTCATGCTTTTTCACATTACTTATATATTGAACAATCAATGCGCTATGTGAAGCCAGGTGGTTACGGATTATTCATCGTCCCTTCCAAACTATTGACGGCTGAAGGGGCCGAACCTATCCTGAACTTTGTCAAAGAGCATAAATTATTGAGAGGTTTGCTTGAATTACCGGATTCAATATTTGCGGATCAACGTTTTGCAAAAAGTATTTTATTGTTACAACAACCGCCAAACGAAAACTATGTCATGCCGGATGTTTTGTTAGCGAAAATACCTGAGCTGGGAAATGCAAAGGCCATGCAAAAGTTCTTTGATAAATTAAGTGTTTGGATGGAAGAAGAAGGGGAGTGA
- a CDS encoding M24 family metallopeptidase, whose translation MMNIQKVQDFLVKHNIDAALITNPDNIFYLTDFRSDPHERLLGVVVFQDADPFVICPAMEVPDVKAIGWQHEAVGYKDTDNAFKFLEQAINERIPALSLLAIEKEHLTVDRFEILQERFPALQFAKLDDELAKNRLIKDDRELQHLRKAAELADYAIEVGCNEIAEGKTELEIVQAVEQAVKQKGAEKMSFETIIVSGTKTASPHGIPGEKKIEKGDFILFDLGVVYKGYCSDITRTIAFGEPTEEKRKIYETVQKAQQAAIDIVRPGTLAMEVDLAARSIIEEAGYGELFPHRIGHGLGISVHEFPSLTATNDMPLQEGMVFTVEPGIYDPTITGVRIEDDLYVTKDGVEVLTKFPKDLKVVK comes from the coding sequence TTGATGAACATTCAAAAAGTACAAGATTTCTTAGTAAAACATAATATTGATGCAGCACTTATAACGAATCCAGATAACATATTTTATTTAACAGACTTTCGTAGTGATCCACACGAACGATTACTTGGTGTAGTGGTTTTCCAAGATGCTGATCCTTTCGTTATTTGCCCAGCGATGGAAGTCCCAGATGTAAAAGCAATCGGCTGGCAGCACGAAGCAGTAGGATATAAAGACACAGATAATGCGTTTAAGTTCCTAGAACAAGCCATCAATGAACGTATTCCTGCATTGTCATTACTCGCAATCGAAAAAGAACATTTGACTGTGGATCGATTTGAAATTCTCCAAGAGCGCTTCCCTGCTTTACAATTCGCTAAGTTGGATGACGAATTAGCTAAAAATCGTCTGATTAAAGATGATAGAGAACTTCAGCACTTGCGCAAAGCAGCGGAATTAGCGGATTATGCGATCGAAGTAGGTTGCAATGAAATCGCCGAAGGGAAAACCGAACTGGAAATAGTTCAAGCCGTGGAGCAAGCTGTTAAACAAAAAGGTGCGGAGAAGATGTCGTTTGAAACGATTATTGTGTCGGGCACAAAAACGGCATCACCACATGGTATTCCAGGAGAGAAAAAAATTGAAAAAGGTGATTTCATCTTATTTGATCTCGGTGTGGTCTATAAAGGTTATTGTTCAGACATCACACGGACGATAGCGTTCGGTGAGCCAACAGAGGAAAAGCGTAAAATTTATGAGACCGTTCAGAAAGCACAACAAGCAGCAATTGACATCGTGCGTCCGGGTACGTTAGCAATGGAAGTTGATCTAGCAGCTCGTTCTATTATCGAGGAAGCTGGTTACGGCGAGTTATTCCCACATCGTATCGGGCATGGTCTTGGTATTTCTGTTCATGAGTTCCCTTCTTTAACAGCTACGAATGATATGCCACTTCAAGAGGGTATGGTGTTTACAGTTGAGCCAGGCATTTATGATCCGACAATTACAGGTGTACGGATTGAAGATGATTTGTATGTGACGAAGGATGGCGTTGAGGTATTGACGAAATTCCCTAAGGATTTGAAAGTAGTTAAGTGA
- a CDS encoding RDD family protein, with translation MTNELLDTQPTMRLEQMLVPKYAGFWIRLWAFLIDMLIISAISGIFVKPVFRVLDIAITKPSAFLFSPYKVTALVLLLLYFIIMTKIAGQTVGKMIMGIRVMKSNGEKATWGSVIFREGFGRFISQMLWIPYLLVLFLPQKKALHDVFADTVVVHERTFERKEIQKIIEPEHHQLHEDPTV, from the coding sequence ATGACGAATGAACTGCTGGATACGCAACCAACCATGCGACTTGAACAGATGCTCGTGCCGAAATATGCAGGATTCTGGATCAGACTGTGGGCATTTTTAATCGACATGCTGATCATTTCGGCTATTAGCGGCATCTTTGTCAAGCCAGTATTCCGCGTACTCGATATCGCGATTACTAAGCCTTCTGCCTTTTTATTTAGCCCGTATAAAGTAACGGCACTTGTCTTGTTATTGTTATATTTTATCATCATGACGAAAATTGCAGGACAGACGGTAGGGAAAATGATCATGGGAATTCGTGTAATGAAATCAAACGGGGAAAAGGCAACGTGGGGTTCTGTTATCTTCCGAGAAGGTTTCGGTCGTTTTATTTCACAAATGTTATGGATTCCCTATCTACTTGTTTTGTTTTTACCTCAAAAGAAAGCACTTCACGACGTCTTTGCTGACACAGTTGTCGTGCATGAACGAACATTTGAGAGAAAAGAAATACAGAAAATCATTGAACCTGAACATCATCAGTTGCATGAAGACCCTACGGTTTAG
- a CDS encoding metal-dependent hydrolase codes for MKISYHGHSIVKIETKGKTILIDPFITGNKLTDLKAENEKPDVILLTHGHNDHVGDTMEIAKREDILVVAPNELAVYLGFQGLKTHGMNIGGAKEFDFGTVKYTQAFHSSSYTTEDNEIIYTGMPAGLLLTIEDKIIYHAGDTSLFSDMKLYGEDGIDVAFLPIGDNFTMGPKDAAKAVELLNPKLTVPVHFNTFPPIELEPEDFKSLVTNHEVKIMQPGDSIEL; via the coding sequence GTGAAAATCTCATATCATGGCCATTCGATCGTTAAAATCGAAACAAAAGGAAAGACTATTTTAATCGATCCTTTTATTACAGGGAATAAATTAACGGATCTAAAGGCAGAAAACGAAAAGCCAGACGTGATTTTACTGACGCACGGCCATAATGACCACGTAGGGGATACGATGGAGATCGCGAAAAGAGAAGACATCCTAGTCGTTGCTCCGAATGAATTAGCCGTATATCTTGGATTCCAAGGATTGAAAACACATGGCATGAATATCGGAGGAGCAAAGGAATTTGATTTCGGTACCGTAAAATATACACAAGCTTTCCATAGTTCTTCTTATACAACAGAAGACAATGAAATTATTTACACCGGAATGCCTGCAGGTTTACTACTGACGATTGAAGATAAAATTATTTATCATGCAGGGGACACCTCCTTATTCAGCGATATGAAACTGTACGGGGAAGATGGAATTGATGTTGCGTTCCTACCTATCGGAGATAATTTCACGATGGGCCCTAAAGATGCTGCGAAAGCAGTCGAGTTGCTGAATCCTAAGCTAACAGTTCCTGTTCATTTCAATACGTTCCCACCGATTGAATTGGAGCCTGAAGACTTCAAATCACTCGTGACGAATCATGAAGTGAAAATAATGCAACCAGGGGATTCCATCGAGCTATAA
- the mbcS gene encoding acyl-CoA synthetase MbcS produces MNREELLAPDRYNIVSEFEKYATGDGRKALIYVDAQNQQQEVTYDELIKAANRTANALISTGLQKGDVVLVMVPRMIEAYVTYIGALKAGLVVIPSSEMLRSSDIEYRIEHSDAKAIIAFDAFTDQLEHVNNLDKVTVYIIGEAKEGEVSLAEKEKNASSEFTACDTASDDMAFLSYTSGTTGKPKGVVHTHGWGYAHLRTTAPNWLGIEERDIVWATAAPGWQKWIWTPFLSVLGSGATGFVYNGKFDVDKYLHFLDEYKVNVLCCTPTEYRFIAKAKNLDEFSLASLKSAVSAGEPLNREVIDIFERQFSLNVRDGYGQTENTLLVGTMIGMEPRPGSMGKPTPGNIVDVINDEGKPAGANEVGDIAVHKSTPALFQEYLNDPERTKMQFRGDYYITGDRAKKDEDGYFWFEGRGDDIIVSSGYTIGPFEVEDALIKHPAVRECAVVASPDPERGNVVKAFVVLRDDSIDSTEELVKELQNHVKELTAPYKYPRKIEFMEELPKTSSGKIMRIELRKKEQNQ; encoded by the coding sequence ATGAACCGTGAAGAACTACTTGCGCCAGACCGTTATAATATCGTTTCGGAATTCGAAAAATATGCAACGGGTGACGGTAGAAAAGCATTAATTTATGTAGACGCGCAAAATCAACAACAAGAAGTGACATACGATGAACTCATCAAAGCAGCCAACCGAACAGCGAATGCACTGATATCGACTGGGCTACAAAAAGGTGATGTAGTATTGGTGATGGTGCCTCGCATGATTGAAGCATACGTTACATATATCGGTGCACTTAAAGCAGGACTTGTTGTGATCCCTAGTTCAGAAATGTTGCGTTCCTCCGATATTGAATATCGAATCGAACATAGTGATGCAAAAGCGATCATTGCATTCGACGCATTCACCGATCAATTAGAACATGTAAATAACTTAGACAAAGTGACAGTCTATATTATCGGTGAAGCAAAAGAAGGAGAAGTATCTTTAGCAGAAAAAGAGAAAAATGCTTCATCTGAATTTACTGCATGCGATACCGCTAGTGACGATATGGCGTTTTTATCGTATACGTCTGGGACGACAGGCAAGCCAAAAGGCGTAGTACATACTCATGGATGGGGATATGCACACTTAAGAACGACTGCACCGAACTGGTTGGGCATTGAAGAACGTGACATAGTTTGGGCTACTGCAGCACCAGGTTGGCAGAAATGGATATGGACACCGTTCTTATCAGTTCTGGGAAGTGGAGCGACGGGGTTTGTCTACAATGGCAAGTTCGACGTAGATAAATATTTGCATTTCTTAGATGAGTACAAAGTAAATGTTTTATGCTGTACACCAACTGAATATCGATTTATCGCAAAAGCGAAGAATCTGGATGAGTTTTCATTGGCTTCCTTAAAAAGCGCTGTTTCAGCTGGGGAACCATTAAATCGTGAAGTCATCGATATTTTTGAAAGACAATTTTCCCTAAATGTGCGTGACGGATACGGCCAAACAGAAAATACGCTTCTGGTCGGTACAATGATCGGAATGGAACCGCGTCCTGGATCGATGGGCAAACCGACGCCGGGCAATATCGTCGATGTCATCAACGATGAAGGCAAACCAGCGGGCGCGAATGAAGTTGGAGATATTGCAGTTCATAAGAGCACTCCAGCGTTATTCCAAGAGTATTTGAATGATCCTGAACGTACGAAGATGCAATTTAGAGGAGATTATTATATTACAGGTGACCGCGCGAAAAAGGATGAAGACGGTTATTTCTGGTTTGAAGGACGCGGCGATGATATTATCGTAAGTTCGGGTTATACAATTGGACCATTTGAAGTGGAAGATGCGTTAATTAAACATCCGGCTGTTCGTGAATGTGCAGTTGTCGCAAGTCCTGATCCAGAACGTGGAAATGTTGTAAAAGCATTTGTTGTTCTACGTGACGATTCTATAGATTCAACTGAAGAGCTTGTAAAGGAATTGCAAAATCACGTGAAAGAGTTGACAGCACCTTACAAGTATCCACGTAAAATCGAGTTTATGGAAGAGTTACCAAAAACCTCTTCAGGAAAAATCATGCGTATTGAATTGCGTAAAAAAGAACAAAATCAATGA